GGGCAACACGTTCATCTCGTGCTTCGCGACCCGCGCGCAGGGGCAGATGCTGACCGGGTCGCTGGCGCCGGACGGCAAGTAGTCCGGCACCAGCGCCCGCGGCTCAGTCCCGTGGATCAGGCCTCGGTCGGCACCGCGGCTGATGCGTCGTCGAGCGTCCGGACCTCGTCCGTGGTGAGCTCGAGCTCGGCGGACGCCAGGAGCGCCGGCAGCTGCTCGGTGTTCCGGGCACTGGCGATCGGCGCGACGACGTCCGGGCGGCCCTGCAGCCACGCGAGCGCCACCGAGGCGATCTCCACGCCGTGCGCCTGTGCGATCGTGTCGAGGGCGTCGACCACCGCGAGTCCCTGGTCCGAGAAGTACCCGGACACCTGGCCCTCGCGGTCCCGCCCGGCGAAGTCGTCCTTCGTCCGGTACTTGCCCGTCAGGAACCCGGCGGCCAGAGCGAAGTACGGCACGACGCCCAGGCCCTCGGCGGCGGCGAGCGGCGCGATCTCCGACTCGTACGGCTCGCGGGTGACCAGGTTGTAGTGCGGCTGGATCGCGACCGGCAGCGCCAGTCCGTCGGCCTTCGCGATGCGGATCCACTCCTCGGCGCGTGCGCGGGAGTAGTTCGAGATCGCCGTGTACCGCACCAGGCCCTCGCGGACGAGCTGGTCGAACGCGCGGACGGTCTCCTCGAGCGGGGTGTCCTGGTCGTCGAAGTGCGCGTAGTACAGGTCGATCCGGTCGGTGCCGAGCCGCTCGAGGCTCGCGCGGGCGGCCGCGGCGACGTTCGACGCCGACAGCCCCGGGAACTGCGGGTGCTGCGACACCTTCGTGGCGATCACCACGTCGTCGCGCTTGCCCGAGGCTCGGAGCCACGAGCCGATGACGCGCTCGGACTCGCCGCCCTCGTTGCCGTCGCCCCAGGCGGAGTAGACGTCCGCCGAGTCGATGAAGTCGCCGCCGGCACCGGTGTAGGCGTCGAGCACCCGGTGCGAGGTCTGCTCGTCGGCGGTCCAGCCGAAGACGTTGCCGCCGAGGGCGAGGGGGAACACGTGGAGGTCGCTGGTTCCGATGCGGGGCATGCGGAGGTCCTTTCCTGGTCGTGCGGATCGGTCGTACGGGTCGCCCGTACGGGTCCGGAGCGTGCCCGGACCGCCCCACGCTATGCCCGTCGTCTGACTCCCCGATCCGCCGGTGGCAGCGCGCTGTCCCGTCGGTGGCAGGGTGTTCCATGAGGGGATGACCACCACCGCCGACGCCCTCACCGACCCCCGCTCCTCCGTGCGCCTGCGCGCCGTGATGGCCCTCGGGACCGCGGCGGACCCGGCCGACCTCGAGTTGCTGCTCGAGCGCTGCGCTGTCGACCCGGACCTGCAGGTGCGCGAGGCGCTGACGTGGTCGCTGGTCCGGTTGCCGGCCGAGCTGACCGTGCCGCGGCTCGTCGAGCAGCTGCACCGACCGGAGGCGCAGGCCCGGTCACAGGCGCTCCACACCCTCTCGAAGATCCGCGATGCCTCGGTGTACCCGGCCGTGGCCGATGCCCTCGGCGACCCGGACCCCGGCGTCGCCCGGACCGCCTGGCGCGCGGCCGCGCTGCTCGCACCGGAGAGCGAGCGCCCGGCGCTGGCCCGTCGGCTCGCCCGGGAGCTCGGCTCCGGCGACCGCGAGCGTCGGCTCGCGTTGAGCCGCGCGCTCGCCTCCCTCGGTCCGGAGGTCGCGGGACCCGTCCTCACCGAGGCGGCCGAGCGTCGCGGGGACGCCGTCCGCGAGCACGTCGCGGACACCGAGCGCCTCCTCGCCGACCCGGACGCCGGGTCGGCGCTCGCCGTCGAGCGCGCACGACGCGAGATGGCGCTGGGACGCGGCAAGCGCGCGTCCGGCTGACCACCTGACGGACGGGAGGCACGTGGCGGGCCCGCCCCGTGCCTCCCGTCCGTCCCTGGGGCCCCTGTGTCGGGCCGCACTCGTCGGGCCGCACTCGTCGGGCCGCGCGTGTCGTGCGGTGCGGGTCGCCGCGACCGGTTCCCGGGGTTCCGGGGCGGGCCGGGGAACACCCGGATTCGGGTCGCCGAACAGGCCCGATCGGCTTGCACGTGCGGATCGGGACGGGCAGGGTGGTGGGCGAAGGGGAGTAGCTCCCAGCGCGTGCGTCGACACACTGGCCATCACGACGATCGGCCCGGTGCACCACCCGTCCGGTCCCACCCGGCGGGCGAGCGAGACCTTCGGCCGTTCTGTCGTGCCGAAGCGCTCCCACCCCTGTGCTCCGGTGCGGCCCGACCAAGGGACCACCCCGTGATCGACACCTCCACGCCCACCGCCACCGAGCGGGCACACGCACCCCGGATGGGCCGCAGCGCCTGGGGCCGCATCGCGATCTGCATCGTGCTCGCCCTGCCCGCTGTCGTCTTCCGTGTGACGGGCTTCGCGCCGAACGCCGTCGTCGACCTGCTCGTCTTCGGCGGGGCGGTCGTCGCTGCCTCGTTCCTGCTCGCCTGGGCCGCCGAGGCCGCGCAGAAGGACATCTCCGGTGCGCTCGCCATCGCGATCCTGGCGCTCATCGCCGTGCTGCCCGAGTACGCCGTCGACCTGTACTACGCGTTCCGCTCCGGCTACGATCCCGCCTACGAGCAGTTCGCCGCCGCGAACATGACCGGCTCGAACCGGTTGCTGCTCGGGTTCGGCTGGCCGCTCGTCGTGATCCTCTCGCTGCTCGTCGCCCGTCGCTCCGTCAAGGCCGGCTCCCTGCCCGCCTCGGCGACGAAGGTGCTGCAGCTCGAGACGTCCTCGCGGCTCGACATCGGCTTCCTGGCGCTCCTGGCGGTCGTCGCGTTCCTCATCCCGCTGATGGGCTCCATCCCGATGTGGTTCGGGTTCGTGCTGCTCGCCGCGTTCGTCGCCTACCTGTGGCGCGCGTCGAAGGTGTCCGACGGGGACGACGAGGACGAGGAGATGGTCGGGATGGCCGGCAACATCGCCTCGATGCCGACGCGGGCCCGTCGCTGGACGATCGTCGCGCTGTTCGTCGTCGCCGCCGCGGTCATCCTGTCGTCGGCGGAGCCCTTCGCCGAGGCCCTGGTCGCCTCGGGCAGCGCGCTCGGCATCGACAGCTACTTCCTGGTGCAGTGGCTCGCGCCGCTCGCCACCGAGGCGCCCGAGTTCATCGTCGCCGCGCTCTTCGCCCTGCGCGGGATGGGTGGCGCCGCGATCGGGACGCTCATCGCGTCGAAGGTCAACCAGTGGTCGCTGCTCGTCGGGTCGCTGCCGATCGCGCACGTGCTCGGCGGTGGGACCACGGGCGGGCTGCCGCTCGACGGCCGGCAGGTCGAGGAGTTCATGCTCACCGCGTCGCAGACCGTGCTCGGGGTCGCGATCATCATCGCGCTGCGCTTCCACCGGTGGTCGGCGATCGCCCTCGTGGCGCTGTTCGCGGTGCAGTTCGTCGTCACGGACACGAGCGGGCGGTGGGTGTTGAGCGTGGTGCACCTCGTCGCGGCCCTCGTGGTGTTCTGGGTGCACCGGTCGTCGATCCTGCCGACGCTCGCGGCGCCGTTCCGGCGGGCGGGGGCCGCGGCGGTCCGCACCTGACGGGTGTTGCTCGGGGCTGCGGGTGCGGCACTTCCCGGCACGAGTGCGCCGCTTCCCGGGGCCGCGAGCGGGCGGAACACGCCGCGTGCGTTCCGTCGAGCGAGCAGAAGTCGTCGGGTTGCTCCGCCGAGCGTGCCAGATGTGGGGCGCTCGGCGGGCAGGGGACCGGGACCGGGGACCGGGGACCGGCCCGAGCGTGAGCGCCGAGGTGCCGAGACTCGCCCTCGGCGGGACGCCGAGGTTCCACGGGCGGCCGCGTGACGCGTCGAGATGCCGGAATCTCGGCACCTCGACGGAGAGTGCGGCGCGTGTCGTCGTCTCCGGCAGCACGAGCGGGCGGGACACGCCGCGTGCGTTCCGTCGAGCCTGCAGAGGTCGTCGGGCCGCGCCGGCGAGGGTGACCGATGTGGGGCACTCGGCGGCGCCCGCGCTGATCAGTGCGGGTCGGGCGTCAGCCAGATGGCGCTCGCCGCGGCCGCCGGCAGGTCGACGAGGGACTCCGCGCCGTCGGCGGACCGACGGGTGACGGCGATCACGCCCGCGTAGTCCCGGACCCGCTCCACGCGCAGGTGCGTCCCGAGCCCGACCCCGAGCTCGTCGAAGTACCGCAGCAGGGACGGGTCGTCGTCGGACACCCGGTCGACGACCCCGCACGAGCCGGGCTCCACGGACCCGAGCAGCGTGCCCGGTGACGCCGGGACGGTGCCGTCCGCGGCGGGGATCGGATCGCCGTGCGGGTCGTGCGTCGGGTGCCCGAGGTCGGCGTCGACCCGCTCGAGGAACGTCTCCGACACGGCGTGCTCCAGGGCCTCGGCCTCGGTGTGCACCTCGTCCCACGAGTACCCGAGCCGCTGCACCAGGAACGTCTCGATCAGCCGGTGCCGCCGGACCATCGCCACGGCGACCTGCTGCCCGAGCGGGGTGAGCACGACGCCGTAGTAGGGGGTGTGCTCGATCAGACCATCGCGGTCGAGCTTCCGGAGGTTCCCCGACACCGTCGATGCCGAGACCCCGAGCGACGCGGCGATGTCCCGGGTCGCGAGCCCCTGCCCGCCGCGCTCCCCGGCCTTCCACACGAGTTTCACGTAGTCCTCGGCCATGGTGCTGAGGGAGGGGAGCCGCATGGGTCAATGGTACAAACGGGACGTGACCTCGACCGAGCCCGTGCGCCGTCGCCGTCCGCGCTGGCCGGTCCCGTCGTCGCTCCTGCTCGGGCTGCTGCCGCTCGTCGCGTTCGCCGCGGTCAGTGCCTGGCGGTCCCGACCGAGCGACGACTACGCCACGCTCGGCCAGACGGTCGACAGCGTCGTGCACGCCCTCGTGCTGCCCGAGAGCATCGCGGTGCTCGTGCTCTGCGTGTACGTGACCGCCCTCGGCTGGTGGCCTGGCGCGGCGGTCGACCACGACCGGACCCCGCTGCGGTGGACCTCGGTGACCGTCGTGCTGATCGCCGTGGTGTGCGCCGCGCGGCTGCCGCTCGTCGACTGGTCGGCGCTCCCGGTCCGGTACTTCGTGCTGCTCACCCTCGGCGTGCTGTTCGTCGGGGTGTTCGAGGAGCTGCTCACCCGCGGGGTCCTGCTCGTCGGGCTCCGGCGCCGGCTGCCCGAGTTCGGTGTGTGGATCGCCTCGTGCGTGCTGTTCGGGCTCCTGCACCTGCTCAACGTCCTCGCCGGGGCAGCCGTCGGCGCGACCCTGCTGCAGGTGGGGTTCGCGGCCTCGTTCGGCTCGACGCTGTACCTGGCACGTCGGCTGACGGGGAACCTGCTGCTGCCCGTGCTGCTCCACGCCTTCTGGGACTTCGGGTCGATCGCGGTGTCCGCCACGGTCGACACGACGGACCTCGGCCGACTCCTGCCCGTCGGGATCGTCGGCCTCGTGTCCTTCGGCGTACTCGCCCTCGGGCTCGTCGCCGGCGGGCTGGTCGCATGGCGTGACGACCGGCCGCGCCGCCTGCGGCGCCGGTGGCGGGACGTGCCGCCCGCCGGGGTGGACGCGGGGCGGGGAGCCGAGCCGAGCCTCCAGGCCGGGGTCTGAACCACCGACGGACGGATCGACGGCCCACGTGACGGACCGCCCGGTCGGCCCGCGCGCCGGCCGCCCGACGCTGCGAATGCCCACAGCCTGCGGTCCGGTTCACCCGCTGGAGGGGGATCGTTCCCCCACCGGCAACCACCCCTCCTTAGCGTCGCGGTGTTTCCACACCGGTACATCGAGGAAAGGGGCGTCGCCCGCGGGCGACCACCACACATGCGCAGAACCTCACTCCGCGGGGTGACCGTCGCGACGGTCGCGACCGCCCTCGTGATCGGGTCACCGCTCGTCGCCCAGGCCGCGACGACGTACCCGAGCGACTCCACCCCGCCGAACCTGATCAGCCTGCTGAACGGCTACGACCAGTACTGGACCTCGACGGGGACGAACAACCTCCACGGCACCGTCGACGACGGTGCGACGCTCGCGAAGAACGACGAGCTGACGAGCTGGATCAACCAGCACGCCACGAAGGCGCAGCAGTTCACGGCGCTGCAGGACGCCGAGTACAACAACGCGACGAACACCGCGTACGACCAGTCGTTCACGGTCTCGCAGGGCCTCGGCGACGTGCTCGGCAAGCTGTTCGTCAAGGGCCGCCTGGACGGTTCGCTGCCGCTGACGAACGCCCTCATCAACTCCTCGAACGGCACGAGCGGCGCCTACGTCGGCACCGGAGCGGCCAAGGCGCACTTCAGCTACCCGCGGCCCTACCTGCCGTCCGACCCCGCGGCGACGCTGCCCGCCGGGGACGACCAGGTGAACTGCAACCCGGCGACCGTGAACGCGTCGTCGCTCGCCGCGAACCGCACCGGCAAGGCGTGGGCGGACGCGAAGGGCAACCTCACGATCACGCGCGTGCCCGCCACGACGGACACCACGCACGAGTTCTCGCCGAACGACGTCGTGCTCGACGCCGGCTACGGCCAGAAGGGCATCTGCACCGGCGGTTCGTACCCGTCCGGGCACACCACCACGGCGTACCAGGCCGGCATCACCCTCGCCACGCTCGTCCCCGAGCTCGCGCCGGAGATCCTCGCCCGCACCTCGGAGGCCGGCAACGACCGCATCGTCCTCGGCGTGCACTACCCGCTCGACATCATGGGCGGACGCATCGACGGCGAGGCCGCCCTCGCCACCCGCTGGTCGGACACGCAGTACCGCACGCAGGTCCTCGAGCCCGCCCGGGCCGAGCTCGTCAAGTACCTCGAGGCGCAGTGCGGCGGGACCCTGGCGTCCTGCATCGCCGCCGAGAAGCCCTACACGGACGACCCCTACGGCGGCCAGGCGATGCCCGGCGGCACCGCGCAGGTCGTCACCGACCGTGCATCGGCCGTGTCGGTCTACCACGAGCGCCTCACCTACGGCTTCGCCCGCACGGGCGTCGCGGGCCAGGCCCCATCCGTGCCGGCCGGCGCGTCGAACCTGCTCCTCACGGCGTTCCCGACGCTGACCGACGCGCAGCGCACCGCTGTGCTCGCGCAGACCGAGATCGACTCGGGCTACCCGCTCGACCAGACGGGGTCCGCCAACGGCTCGTGGGAGCGGCTCGACCTCGCCGCGGCGACGAGCGCCACGGTCGCGATCCAGGCCGACGGAAGCGCGAAGGTGCTGTCCACGGGTGGGACGGCGACCGTCGTCTCCGGCGTGCTGACCGCCCCGCAGGGCACCACGGTCCAGGCCGGCAGCGCCATCGCCCTCCGCGGCACCGGCCTGGCCGCCGGCGCCACGCTCCAGGTCGTGCTGCACTCCGACCCGGTCACGGTCGGCACGCTCACGGTCGGCGCCGACGGCACCGCGACCGGCTCCGTCACGATTCCCGCGGGGACCGCAGCGGGATCGCACACGCTCGACCTGGTCGACGCGTCGGAGGCCTCGGTGCTCGTGTCGCCGCTCGGCATCACGGTGACCGCGGCGGCCAGCGGCTCGGGAACGACCGGCGGCTCGGGAACGACCGGCGGCTCGGGAACGGCCGGCGCAGCCGGCACCGTCCCGGTCGGCGTGCACCTGCCCGTCGTCAGCGGCTGACGCACACCCCTGACGGAGGGGAGGCGCGGTGCCCGCCCGCACCGCACCTCCCGTCCGTCCTCCCCACCACCCCCACACCGGGAGACACCCCGTGCAGCGCACCACCCTCTGGACCACCGTCGGCGGCGTCGCCGCCGCCGTCGCGGCGGCCGCGATCGCCCTCCCGCTCCTGGTCGGCGGCGGACCCGCCCCCGCGGCCGGCACCACCCGCGCGGCCACGGCGTCCGCGACCTCGGCGCCGAGCGTTCCGTCCGTCGACGCCGCGGCGCTCGCCGCCCTGCCCGAGGCGCAGTACTCGGCCGTGATCGGCGGGCTGCTCCCGTGGGACCGGACGACCACCTCGGTCGACGTGTTCCACCTGACCGCCGACGCCCCGCTGTTCGGTGACGCTCGGACCGCCCCCGTGGCGCGGCTCGCGAAGGACGACTTCCTGCAGCAGCCGACCACGGTCGTCGGTGTGCGACGGCAGGGCCCGTGGGAGCTCGTGCTGACGCCCGCGCGGCGGCAGCTGCCCTCGGCCGCCGGAGCCGGCGGTGCCGCGGCGCAGACCGCGGCGTGGGTGCCGACGGCCCTGCTGACGGCGGCACCGTCGCCGACCTCGCGCGTCGTGATCTCGACGAAGGAGCAGTCCGTGTCGATCGTCTCGGCGTCGACCGGAGCGGTGCAGCAGCACTTCGCCGCGGGCGTCGGGACGGCGGACACCCCGACGCCGACCGGGGTCACGGGCTACCTGGAGCAGCGGTACGTCGACCCGTCGCAGGGCACCGGCGACCACCCGATCCAGCTCACCTCGCTGCACTCGAGCGCCGCCGACGAGCCGTACGGCGGGCACGACGGCGGGCTGATCGGGCTGCACTGGAACGCCACGACCTCGGGTGCGGTGTCGCACGGGTGCGTCCGGCTGTCCGCCGAGGCGGTGGCGGCGGTGGACGCCCTGCCGCTCGGCACGCTCGTCACGGTGGAGTGAGGCGCGGGCCGGGCGGCGCCCTCGCTACATCTCGACCTCGACGGGCTCGGGACGGACGAGCTCGTGGACGCCCGTGATGACCTCGCTCGGGCGGAACGGGTAGCGGTCGATCTCGGCCTGGTCGCTGATGCCGGTCAGGACGAGCACCGTGTGCAGCCCCGCCTCGATGCCGGCCTGCACGTCGGTGTCCATCCGGTCGCCGATCATGCCCGTGTTCTCGGAGTGCGCCCCGATCCGGTTCATCGCCGACCGGAACATCATCGGGTTCGGCTTGCCCACGACGTACGGCTGCTTCCCGGTGGCCTTCTCGATCATCGCGGCGATCGCACCCGTGGCCGGCAGGACCCCCTCGGCTGAGGGTCCGGTCGCGTCCGGGTTCGTCACGATGAACCGGGCACCGTCGCGGATGAGCCGGACGGCCTTCGTGATCGCCTCGAACGAGTAGTTCCGCGTCTCGCCGACCACCACGTAGTCCGGCGCGGTCTCGGTCATGATGAACCCGGCCTCGTGCAGGGCGGTGGTCATGCCGGCCTCGCCGATCACGAACGCCGAGCCGCCGGGCATCTGGGAGCGACAGAAGTCGGCCGTCGCCAGGGCGCTCGTCCAGATGCGTTCCTCGGGCACGTGCAGGCCGAAGCTCCGCAGGCGGGCGCTGAGGTCCCGCGGCGTGAAGATCGAGTTGTTCGTCAGGACGAGGAACTCGGTGCCCTCGTCGAGCCACTGCTGGATGAGCTCGGGGGCGCCCGGGAGCGCCTGGTTCTCGTGGACGAGCACGCCGTCCATGTCGGTCAGCCAGCACTCGACGTCGTCGCGGGTCGCCATGCGCCCAGGGTACCGGGAGCGCTCGGCAGCCGGTCGGCCACCGAGCACTGGCCGACCGGACACCGAGCGGCGTTCGGCTTTGCCCTAGGCTTTTCCGTACACGTACCGGATCCAGATCAGGAGGCCCTTCCGTGCTCGTCGACCCTGGCACCCCCAGCGCCGCACCCCGCCCGACCACGGCCAGCCCGGCAACGGAACGCGAGCAGTCAGCGGCGGCGGGTGAGAAGCCCGCCCCGCGCCGCCGCGGCCGGCCGAACGTGCTGAGCCGCGACCAGGTGGTCGACGCCGCGACGGCCATCGCGAACGAGGAGGGCCTCGACCGCCTGTCCTTCCGCGCCCTCGGCGCCCGCCTCGGCGTCGCCCCGATGACCGTGCACCGGACCATCGGCGGCCTGGACGACCTGCACGCCGAGCTCGTCCGCCGCACCGTCGACGAGTTCACCGCGACCTTCGTCTGGCCGGACGACTGGCGCCAGGTGGTCTGCGTGTTCGCCCGGACCTTCCGGCAGCTCATGCACACGCACCCGCTCGTGCTCGAGTCGCACAGCCAGCGCGCCCCGCTGGCCTCGACCGAGTCCGACGCCGTCGTGGCGAAGGTCGTCGGCGCCCTGCGGCAGGCCGGGCTGAGCGAGCGGGACGCCATGTACGCGTTCTTCGTCGTGTACGACTTCGTGGTCGGGCACGCCGGGGTGCAGGTCGGCCGGGGCGACTCCGACGCCGGGCGTCCGGAGCGGCACCGGCTCGTCGGCGAGATCCTCGGCGAGCACTCCTACGACGAGCGGTTCGAGCTCGGCCTGGAGATCCTGCTCAGCGGGATCGAGGCACGCGTGCGCTCGACGAACGCAGCCGCAGCGCCCCAGGCAGACCGGTGAGCACGGTCGACCCGCAGCAGGCCCGCCGCGAACGCGAGGCCCGCTTCCGCCGGACGCCCCTCGCCCTCGCGATGACGGTCCTCGGCGGCCTG
The Curtobacterium citreum genome window above contains:
- a CDS encoding aldo/keto reductase; translation: MPRIGTSDLHVFPLALGGNVFGWTADEQTSHRVLDAYTGAGGDFIDSADVYSAWGDGNEGGESERVIGSWLRASGKRDDVVIATKVSQHPQFPGLSASNVAAAARASLERLGTDRIDLYYAHFDDQDTPLEETVRAFDQLVREGLVRYTAISNYSRARAEEWIRIAKADGLALPVAIQPHYNLVTREPYESEIAPLAAAEGLGVVPYFALAAGFLTGKYRTKDDFAGRDREGQVSGYFSDQGLAVVDALDTIAQAHGVEIASVALAWLQGRPDVVAPIASARNTEQLPALLASAELELTTDEVRTLDDASAAVPTEA
- a CDS encoding HEAT repeat domain-containing protein; this translates as MTTTADALTDPRSSVRLRAVMALGTAADPADLELLLERCAVDPDLQVREALTWSLVRLPAELTVPRLVEQLHRPEAQARSQALHTLSKIRDASVYPAVADALGDPDPGVARTAWRAAALLAPESERPALARRLARELGSGDRERRLALSRALASLGPEVAGPVLTEAAERRGDAVREHVADTERLLADPDAGSALAVERARREMALGRGKRASG
- a CDS encoding sodium:proton exchanger — encoded protein: MIDTSTPTATERAHAPRMGRSAWGRIAICIVLALPAVVFRVTGFAPNAVVDLLVFGGAVVAASFLLAWAAEAAQKDISGALAIAILALIAVLPEYAVDLYYAFRSGYDPAYEQFAAANMTGSNRLLLGFGWPLVVILSLLVARRSVKAGSLPASATKVLQLETSSRLDIGFLALLAVVAFLIPLMGSIPMWFGFVLLAAFVAYLWRASKVSDGDDEDEEMVGMAGNIASMPTRARRWTIVALFVVAAAVILSSAEPFAEALVASGSALGIDSYFLVQWLAPLATEAPEFIVAALFALRGMGGAAIGTLIASKVNQWSLLVGSLPIAHVLGGGTTGGLPLDGRQVEEFMLTASQTVLGVAIIIALRFHRWSAIALVALFAVQFVVTDTSGRWVLSVVHLVAALVVFWVHRSSILPTLAAPFRRAGAAAVRT
- a CDS encoding metal-dependent transcriptional regulator — protein: MRLPSLSTMAEDYVKLVWKAGERGGQGLATRDIAASLGVSASTVSGNLRKLDRDGLIEHTPYYGVVLTPLGQQVAVAMVRRHRLIETFLVQRLGYSWDEVHTEAEALEHAVSETFLERVDADLGHPTHDPHGDPIPAADGTVPASPGTLLGSVEPGSCGVVDRVSDDDPSLLRYFDELGVGLGTHLRVERVRDYAGVIAVTRRSADGAESLVDLPAAAASAIWLTPDPH
- a CDS encoding CPBP family intramembrane glutamic endopeptidase: MTSTEPVRRRRPRWPVPSSLLLGLLPLVAFAAVSAWRSRPSDDYATLGQTVDSVVHALVLPESIAVLVLCVYVTALGWWPGAAVDHDRTPLRWTSVTVVLIAVVCAARLPLVDWSALPVRYFVLLTLGVLFVGVFEELLTRGVLLVGLRRRLPEFGVWIASCVLFGLLHLLNVLAGAAVGATLLQVGFAASFGSTLYLARRLTGNLLLPVLLHAFWDFGSIAVSATVDTTDLGRLLPVGIVGLVSFGVLALGLVAGGLVAWRDDRPRRLRRRWRDVPPAGVDAGRGAEPSLQAGV
- a CDS encoding phosphatase PAP2 family protein, whose translation is MRRTSLRGVTVATVATALVIGSPLVAQAATTYPSDSTPPNLISLLNGYDQYWTSTGTNNLHGTVDDGATLAKNDELTSWINQHATKAQQFTALQDAEYNNATNTAYDQSFTVSQGLGDVLGKLFVKGRLDGSLPLTNALINSSNGTSGAYVGTGAAKAHFSYPRPYLPSDPAATLPAGDDQVNCNPATVNASSLAANRTGKAWADAKGNLTITRVPATTDTTHEFSPNDVVLDAGYGQKGICTGGSYPSGHTTTAYQAGITLATLVPELAPEILARTSEAGNDRIVLGVHYPLDIMGGRIDGEAALATRWSDTQYRTQVLEPARAELVKYLEAQCGGTLASCIAAEKPYTDDPYGGQAMPGGTAQVVTDRASAVSVYHERLTYGFARTGVAGQAPSVPAGASNLLLTAFPTLTDAQRTAVLAQTEIDSGYPLDQTGSANGSWERLDLAAATSATVAIQADGSAKVLSTGGTATVVSGVLTAPQGTTVQAGSAIALRGTGLAAGATLQVVLHSDPVTVGTLTVGADGTATGSVTIPAGTAAGSHTLDLVDASEASVLVSPLGITVTAAASGSGTTGGSGTTGGSGTAGAAGTVPVGVHLPVVSG
- a CDS encoding L,D-transpeptidase, whose translation is MQRTTLWTTVGGVAAAVAAAAIALPLLVGGGPAPAAGTTRAATASATSAPSVPSVDAAALAALPEAQYSAVIGGLLPWDRTTTSVDVFHLTADAPLFGDARTAPVARLAKDDFLQQPTTVVGVRRQGPWELVLTPARRQLPSAAGAGGAAAQTAAWVPTALLTAAPSPTSRVVISTKEQSVSIVSASTGAVQQHFAAGVGTADTPTPTGVTGYLEQRYVDPSQGTGDHPIQLTSLHSSAADEPYGGHDGGLIGLHWNATTSGAVSHGCVRLSAEAVAAVDALPLGTLVTVE
- a CDS encoding HAD-IIA family hydrolase; its protein translation is MATRDDVECWLTDMDGVLVHENQALPGAPELIQQWLDEGTEFLVLTNNSIFTPRDLSARLRSFGLHVPEERIWTSALATADFCRSQMPGGSAFVIGEAGMTTALHEAGFIMTETAPDYVVVGETRNYSFEAITKAVRLIRDGARFIVTNPDATGPSAEGVLPATGAIAAMIEKATGKQPYVVGKPNPMMFRSAMNRIGAHSENTGMIGDRMDTDVQAGIEAGLHTVLVLTGISDQAEIDRYPFRPSEVITGVHELVRPEPVEVEM
- a CDS encoding TetR/AcrR family transcriptional regulator C-terminal domain-containing protein, which translates into the protein MLVDPGTPSAAPRPTTASPATEREQSAAAGEKPAPRRRGRPNVLSRDQVVDAATAIANEEGLDRLSFRALGARLGVAPMTVHRTIGGLDDLHAELVRRTVDEFTATFVWPDDWRQVVCVFARTFRQLMHTHPLVLESHSQRAPLASTESDAVVAKVVGALRQAGLSERDAMYAFFVVYDFVVGHAGVQVGRGDSDAGRPERHRLVGEILGEHSYDERFELGLEILLSGIEARVRSTNAAAAPQADR